The following DNA comes from Suncus etruscus isolate mSunEtr1 chromosome 12, mSunEtr1.pri.cur, whole genome shotgun sequence.
AGCGGGGTTTCCCAGAGCCTGTGAGCCTGTGATGGATGAAACTTCCCATCTGGGCTAGAGCCCTCAAGACAGACACTTCTCTGGGCTGCCTAGTGTGCAGGAACCACAGGAGCCTGTGGGCGGGGGGATGCAGGGAGCAGTCCCTAACCCCCGGGGCGCTGTCGGAGCCTTTCTGGAACATCTGGACGAGCTCCCAGCGTCTGTCTGCAATGGCCTGTAACGGTACAGCCCTGGAAACCTATGAAGCCCTGCTGCTGAATGGCCCCAACGGGTCAGACTCCGAGGTGACCACCCCCTCGGCCCCACTGAGGATCtcactggctgtgctcatgtTGCTGATGATGGTGGTAGGGTTCCTGGGCAACACCGTGGTGTGCGTCATAGTGTACCAGAGGCCGGCTATGCGTTCGGCCATTAACCTGCTGCTGGCCACACTGGCCTTCTCGGACATCATGCTGTCCCTGTGCTGCCTGCCCTTCACGGCCGTCACTTTGCTTACCGTCCAGTGGCGCTTCGGGGACCGCTTCTGCCGCCTGTCTGCCACCTTGTACTGGTTCTTCGTGCTCGAGGGAGTGGCCGTGCTGCTCATCATCAGCGTGGACCGCTTCCTCATTATCGTGCAGCGCCAAGACAAGCTGAACCCGCGCAGAGCCAAGGTCATCATCGCCGTGTCCTGGGCTCTGTCCTTCTGCCTGTCGGCCCCGTCGCTGGCTGGCTGGACCCTGGTGGAGGTGCCGGCACGGGCGCCCCAGTGCGTGCTGGGCTACTCCGAGTCCCGGGCAGGCCGTGCCTACGTGGTGACCTTGGCCGTGGCCGTGTTCTTCGTGCCCTTCGGCGTCATGCTCTGCGCCTACCTGTGCATCCTGCACACGGTGCGCAGAAACGCCCTGCGCGTGCACAACCAATCTGACAGCCTGGATTTGCGGCACTTGCCCCGGGCCGGCCTGCGGCGTCTGCAGCGGCAGCAGCAGGCCAGCCTGGATCTGAGCTTCAAGACTAAGGCCTTCACCACCATCCTCATCCTCTTCGTGGGCTTCTCGCTCTGCTGGCTGCCGCACACCATCTACAGCCTCCTGTCTGTGTTCAACCGGAGCTTCTACTGCAGCTCCTCCTTCTACACTGCCAGCTCCTGCGTGTTGTGGCTCAGCTACCTCAAGTCCGTCTTCAACCCCATCGTCTACTGCTGGAGGATCAAGAAGTTCCGCGAGGCCTGTCTCGACCTGCTGCCTCCCACCTTCCAATTCCTCCCCAAAGTGCCTGAGCGCATCCGGAGGAGAATCCAGCCCGGCACCATCTACGTGTGCAGCGAGAACCAGTCTGCCGTGTAGGGGACTGTTTTTGCACCCCTGCCCCTCTGGCTGCCACGTCCCTCCCTGTCAGCATGGGCTGTGGCCACACAAGTCCCGAATGTGCAGCGACTTAGGAACAGCTGTGATGGGTCAGGGATGGTGAGGACCGAGTGGGGCTGGAAGAGGAGCAGaagtggggtggggaaggggaaGAACAGAAAAATCAAGGGAGGAGAAACAGCTTGGGGTGAATATGCTTATAAAAAAAACTCAGTGTGTCACGCGTGGAGGTCACACCCAGGTCGGGCTCCTCTTCTGGCGCTATCCTGCTCCCTGATGCCAGTCTGCTCCCAAGGGCTGCATGCGGGTGGCACAGGGCAGGTGTGGGCGTTCCTTCCTATAGCTCAGGAATGCCTTTTGGATTGTGCCAAATCAACCATTCTTGAAACCAAAGTCGGCTGGGAGCagagtgaggccctgagttcttAGCGCCTGGTGGGCACTATGCAGAGGGCTTGGTAGCATCAAATCCCCCAGTGTACACGCTGTTGTCTGTGCTCCCTGTCCGGCCCATCCTTTGGAGCTCCTGCCGCCTCTCCCTCGCATGCCCCCTCCAGGCCCCAGCACATAGGCATATGCTCCCTTTCTCATGCTCACCTTGTTTATTCTGGCACTGCAGAGCTAAACTCACTGCAAGAGGCTCTGGGCCTTGTTTACATTGCCCCCAGGTCACCCTGAGGTCCAGGGCGCATGTGCCACCAGAGGCCTTCAGCTCTAAGGCTGTGGCAGGGGTGACAGTGGCCATGGATCTCTGCATCTCTCCTACCTCATACAAATCCACAAGAATATGACGGATTGTGATGGACTTGCAACCTCTTTGCCTGGCAGCCCTGGGCCCAGGCCGAACTGGAACCACTTAGGAGCTTCCACTTGTGCTATGGAGGCCACAGTGCTGAAGTAACGTATAGGCAACCAGGAGGCCTCAGCTGGGGTGCCCCTCCTGTGGCTGTGTCCTCGATgtctgaagctctcctcagagttccTGATCCAAAACGAGTGGGAATCTAGGAGACACTTTTAAAGTCTGGTTCCAACTCTAACCATCAGGAACCATTGTCTGACTGTGTCTATGTCTCCCAGTCCCTCATTCCTTGTTTACCCGAGAAAGGGAGATGCTCAGTTCCCCATCCCTCTCCCAAACACTGATTCTAAAAGGGTGTTTTCTGCTGGTGCCCCAGACCCAGTGCCCAGGTCTATTCATCCATTCATGCAGGGAGATTTATTAAAGTTCTACTGTATGCACAGTGCCATGGGATAGGTAGTGAATGTGGGTGCAGCTGTGCCCCAAAGTTGGTCTGAACCTTCTCTCAGGATAACAGTGATACAAATGTGGCATAAAGCTCAGGTGCTCCCCtattctcttttgtttcctttccGAGAATGTCCCTAATGTAGTCATTTTCCTACTCATTCTCTCATTCTGGGGTCCGGGAGATGCATGCAGGGAAGGAAGCAGGGCCAAGGGGATATTGATAAGAGTTTAAGCCTAGAGGAGAATTTGACACAACACATCCAGTGGGCTGATGAGAGAAGACatagtagggtacttgtcttgcatgcagccatccttaATTCAATCCCTAGGATGCTCCCCAattcctgctaggagtgattgctgaattcagagccaagagtaagccctgagcacaggcaggtatGGTTCAAACTCATcctctccccctcaaaaaaggaaaagaaaagaacttaaaaacaCCCATATCTCATCTGTTCACCTACctagatgagaaagaaaaagattgagGGCAAGCTACACAGCCCAACCTTGCAGGGAACTAAATCAGCAGGAACCCCTGCTGCAGGCACTTCCGAGAACATAGTTTAGGGGcttgaataaaacaaaaagtacagaCGTCAATGAGTGAAGACACCAAAATGCGCATACCAGTCAGTGTTACATGATGTATGTTGAACAGTGATATCCATGTTACAAAGTAatacttttgtatatattttaaataaagtattattgttCTTACTGTGTATGAGACTGTTCTTGCCAACATTAATGCACAAAAGCTATGATAGTAAACCAACAAGTCTATGTTCACCTCTTCAAAAACACAACTTCAGAACATATAGAATCAGGGATCGCATtgcatgccttgcacacgtcCAACTCTGGTTAGATttctgataatttctttttttttttttttttggtttttgggccacacccagcggtgctcaggggttactcctggctgtctgctcagaaatagctcctggcaggcacgggggaccatatggacaccggattcgaaccaaccacctttggtcctggatcggctgcttgcaaggcaaacaccgctgtgctatctctccgggcccagatttctGATAATTtctataaaccctgagcaccatcagaaattatccctgaaacagaaccaggaatcagcCCTAAATATCTTTAGATGtggcaaaaaagagagaaaaacaaaagaaaggaaaggaaggaaggaagaaaggaggaagaagaaagaagaaagaaaggaagaaaggaaggagggaagaaataaaggtaggtaggaagaaggaaggggaaagggaggaaggtaagaaggaaaggaggaggagggaatgagaggagggaagggaagggaggggaggagaagaaaaggaaacaggGCAGGGTCCTCACATTTGGTGATGTGGCTAAAAATTTATTCTAAGTAAAACCAGTGAGCCTTGAGCTCTGATGTCATGCCAATTCCATACTTCTCTCTGGTCTGCTGAGCccttaacaaataaaaacacgTTTTATTACTAACTACTGAGAACTGTTTCTTCCCCAAGACTTGTGGAGCAACAGTCTCCTTCTTCTGCCAGCTTGTTTTCATCTGCTCTCACCCAAACTGTGCGTGCCTGCAGGTCAGGAATTGGTGTAGATCAGGGCTTTCGACAGGGCAAAGCAAAGGATCTTTGTTTGCTATTGGGTTTGGGTACAAGTCCAGAGATTCTGAATCTTCAATATTGATTTTATCTAAATTGTGGTTCTCAGGTGGTTCAGGAGACAGTGCCAGGTTACTTTGCACTGGAGCTATCATAGAACTATCCTCAACCTCAGGTGGTGGGATGCTCTCATAAAGTTCTATCTCATTTCTGCTTGACTTGGAGAATTCTGGATTCTGTGTCTGACAAAATGTCTGACTTGTTGGTTGCAACCCTAGGGAAGCCTGGGTTCTCAGGGAATCCATCACTAAGAAggaatcaaggaagaaatcagTCCCCAGGAAGTGAGAAACTCCCCCCAGATACCAGTGCATAAATTGTACACCTTCCAGCAGTGGGAAGTCATTGCTACCAGCTATTCTAAAAATCCTGGCTAAGGCCTTGTGCTAAAGATTGGAAGTAACTGTTGTAGATCTTACTGGGGTTCATGTGGTACCACtgtttcttgcttctttctcatattttataaaactttccaTAAATTACATAAAAGTGACAAGATTTGGGCGGGCTTAGGATATAATGC
Coding sequences within:
- the GPR45 gene encoding probable G-protein coupled receptor 45, with product MKLPIWARALKTDTSLGCLVCRNHRSLWAGGCREQSLTPGALSEPFWNIWTSSQRLSAMACNGTALETYEALLLNGPNGSDSEVTTPSAPLRISLAVLMLLMMVVGFLGNTVVCVIVYQRPAMRSAINLLLATLAFSDIMLSLCCLPFTAVTLLTVQWRFGDRFCRLSATLYWFFVLEGVAVLLIISVDRFLIIVQRQDKLNPRRAKVIIAVSWALSFCLSAPSLAGWTLVEVPARAPQCVLGYSESRAGRAYVVTLAVAVFFVPFGVMLCAYLCILHTVRRNALRVHNQSDSLDLRHLPRAGLRRLQRQQQASLDLSFKTKAFTTILILFVGFSLCWLPHTIYSLLSVFNRSFYCSSSFYTASSCVLWLSYLKSVFNPIVYCWRIKKFREACLDLLPPTFQFLPKVPERIRRRIQPGTIYVCSENQSAV